In Xylanibacter ruminicola 23, a single genomic region encodes these proteins:
- a CDS encoding metallophosphoesterase family protein — MKTTHYILLGAVLLVLSACDKVSPIGVLVSGTGVEDRVKMSNAYYQGHKGEGSMLSGYEGDEYTFLVGADSHLTTDDGRMREMLQIALDNNDLLIAHLGDIADTKAEYYIILEDLIDEYREKYAKKYYAEQYLNDEKFSLDQVRYPFYPVVGNHDITHNGWALWSNIFHSSFYDVYVLVNLDPPQLDHFIFLDSASGTLGREQVRLLEEGVLNDYYDTGEKIIRHTFVFSHTNIFRPRSVEFASTFPREEMFFLLNKFSEWETDMVFLGHVHKWDYQKVGDTEYLTLDSMCEANNPQPGDYLVRVHVKKDGTISWEKVRMNYTKK; from the coding sequence ATGAAGACTACACATTATATATTATTAGGAGCTGTACTGCTGGTGCTTTCGGCTTGCGACAAAGTGAGTCCGATTGGAGTATTGGTAAGTGGCACGGGTGTTGAGGATCGTGTTAAGATGTCGAATGCCTATTATCAGGGTCATAAGGGTGAAGGTAGTATGCTCAGTGGTTATGAAGGGGATGAATACACATTCTTAGTGGGTGCCGACAGTCATCTGACAACCGATGATGGTCGTATGCGCGAAATGCTACAGATTGCGCTCGACAACAACGATCTGCTGATAGCGCATCTGGGTGATATCGCCGATACCAAAGCAGAATACTACATCATACTTGAAGACCTGATAGATGAGTATCGAGAGAAATATGCGAAGAAATACTACGCCGAACAGTATTTGAACGATGAAAAATTCTCGCTTGATCAGGTGAGATATCCCTTTTATCCAGTGGTGGGCAATCATGATATCACACATAATGGATGGGCATTGTGGTCGAACATATTCCACTCATCGTTCTATGATGTCTATGTGCTGGTAAATCTCGATCCTCCTCAGTTAGATCATTTTATTTTCCTCGACTCGGCCAGTGGTACGTTGGGACGTGAACAGGTCAGACTATTAGAAGAAGGCGTATTGAATGATTATTATGATACAGGTGAGAAAATAATCCGTCATACCTTCGTATTCAGTCATACCAATATCTTCCGTCCGCGATCAGTAGAGTTCGCCTCTACCTTCCCGCGTGAGGAGATGTTCTTCCTGTTGAACAAGTTTAGTGAGTGGGAAACGGATATGGTATTCCTAGGGCATGTGCATAAATGGGACTATCAGAAAGTAGGCGATACCGAATACCTGACGCTCGACTCGATGTGTGAGGCCAACAATCCCCAACCTGGCGATTATCTGGTTCGTGTGCATGTGAAGAAAGACGGCACTATCAGTTGGGAGAAGGTTAGAATGAATTATACCAAAAAATAA
- the preA gene encoding NAD-dependent dihydropyrimidine dehydrogenase subunit PreA yields MMHKYEEAVRCLLCEDAPCTKACGKGDVARAIRAIRFDNEKNAWRWVAGCTDDDLLRAEQACIHYDQPIRIKELLADCASAKEQTVDAMQQSLGITFCGIDCENPFFLASSAVCTNYDMVARAFEAGWAGVFYKTICKQDIREVSPRFDAVKKGTTFAGFRNMEQLSENPYQVDFDILRRLKQNYPTKVVIASIMGQFEEEWIELAKLAEEAGCDAIELNFSCPQMRLAGMGSDIGQDPELVNFYTSYVKRSVKIPVIPKMTPNITQMTRPAMGAYFAGADAISAINTIKSVTMSKEAEVSGKQTLSGYSGQAVKPIALRFILEMSMDPVINGTHGRAIELSGIGGIETWRDAVDFIQLGCRNVQVCTAVMQYGYRIIDDLVSGLQTYLTERGFEKLDDLVGEQLPNFVRPSDLDRDTMVYPKVDHERCIGCGRCYISCMDGGHQAIAFEERQPRIIGTKCVGCHLCRLVCPTGAIGLTKRIPKKR; encoded by the coding sequence ATGATGCATAAGTACGAAGAAGCGGTACGCTGCTTGTTATGCGAGGATGCTCCTTGCACCAAAGCGTGCGGTAAAGGTGACGTGGCCAGAGCCATCCGTGCCATCCGATTTGATAACGAAAAGAATGCCTGGCGCTGGGTAGCGGGTTGTACTGACGACGATCTGTTACGTGCCGAACAGGCGTGTATCCACTACGATCAACCTATCAGAATCAAGGAACTGCTGGCAGATTGCGCATCTGCCAAGGAACAGACGGTTGATGCCATGCAACAATCGCTGGGTATCACATTCTGCGGCATTGACTGCGAGAATCCATTCTTCTTAGCATCATCGGCCGTATGTACCAACTACGATATGGTGGCACGCGCCTTTGAGGCTGGTTGGGCAGGTGTGTTCTATAAGACCATCTGTAAGCAGGATATCCGTGAGGTATCGCCCCGTTTCGATGCAGTAAAGAAAGGCACTACCTTTGCGGGATTCCGTAACATGGAGCAGTTGTCGGAGAATCCCTATCAGGTAGATTTCGACATTCTGCGCCGATTGAAGCAGAACTACCCCACCAAGGTGGTAATTGCCTCGATTATGGGACAGTTTGAGGAGGAGTGGATAGAGCTGGCCAAGCTGGCCGAAGAGGCTGGCTGCGATGCAATAGAGTTGAACTTCTCGTGCCCACAGATGCGACTGGCAGGTATGGGTAGCGACATCGGTCAGGATCCGGAGTTGGTGAACTTCTACACCAGCTATGTAAAACGTAGCGTAAAGATTCCTGTGATACCCAAGATGACACCTAACATCACGCAGATGACCCGTCCGGCTATGGGGGCTTACTTTGCTGGTGCCGATGCCATCTCGGCTATCAACACCATCAAGAGTGTGACCATGTCGAAAGAGGCTGAGGTGAGCGGTAAGCAAACCCTATCGGGCTACAGCGGACAGGCTGTAAAGCCCATTGCCTTGCGCTTTATCCTGGAGATGAGTATGGATCCTGTGATTAACGGTACACATGGCAGAGCCATAGAACTGAGTGGTATAGGTGGTATTGAGACATGGCGCGATGCCGTGGATTTCATACAGTTAGGTTGTAGGAACGTACAGGTTTGTACCGCCGTGATGCAGTATGGCTATCGGATTATAGACGACCTGGTATCAGGTTTGCAGACCTACCTGACAGAACGAGGATTTGAGAAGTTAGACGACCTGGTAGGCGAACAGCTGCCCAACTTTGTGAGACCATCCGACCTGGATCGCGACACCATGGTATATCCCAAGGTGGACCATGAGCGCTGTATCGGTTGCGGGCGCTGTTATATCTCGTGTATGGATGGCGGACACCAGGCCATTGCGTTCGAGGAGCGCCAGCCACGCATCATAGGCACCAAGTGCGTAGGCTGTCACCTATGTCGACTGGTATGTCCCACTGGGGCCATCGGACTTACCAAACGTATTCCAAAAAAGAGATGA
- a CDS encoding polyprenyl synthetase family protein, whose protein sequence is MYKSEDLLKKVNEALDNLVYDRQPASLYDPIKYVLSIGGKRVRPVLTMLAYNLYKDDPLSIMSQALGLETYHNFTLLHDDLMDHADMRRGHETVHKKWDANRAILSGDTMLLQAFERVEDCDPAKLPAVFKVFIQTTLEIGEGQQLDVEFEQRNDVTEDEYIEMIRLKTSVLLACACKVGAIMADAPAEDIENMYKFGEKLGLAFQLQDDLLDVYGDPAVFGKNIGGDITSNKKTYMLINAFNRATPAQREELTKWVEAKEFDRNEKVAAVTNLYNEIGIRKLCEQKIEQYYQESLVYLTKVSASEERKAEIKAYAAEMMKRQS, encoded by the coding sequence ATGTATAAATCAGAAGATCTACTGAAGAAAGTGAATGAGGCCCTCGATAATCTGGTTTACGATCGCCAGCCTGCCTCGTTGTACGACCCCATTAAGTACGTACTGTCTATCGGCGGAAAACGTGTACGTCCAGTACTCACCATGCTGGCGTACAATCTCTATAAAGACGATCCACTGAGCATTATGTCTCAGGCCCTCGGACTGGAGACCTACCACAACTTTACTCTGCTGCACGACGACCTGATGGACCACGCTGATATGCGTCGTGGACATGAGACTGTACACAAGAAGTGGGATGCCAACCGTGCTATCTTGTCGGGCGATACCATGTTGCTTCAGGCTTTTGAGCGTGTAGAGGATTGCGATCCTGCTAAGCTACCTGCTGTATTCAAGGTGTTTATCCAGACCACACTCGAGATTGGTGAGGGACAGCAGTTGGATGTAGAGTTCGAACAGCGTAACGATGTTACCGAGGATGAGTATATTGAGATGATCCGTCTGAAGACCAGCGTGCTGCTGGCCTGTGCTTGTAAGGTGGGTGCTATTATGGCTGATGCCCCAGCCGAGGATATCGAGAATATGTATAAGTTCGGCGAGAAGTTAGGTCTGGCCTTCCAGTTGCAGGACGATTTGCTGGATGTGTATGGCGATCCCGCTGTGTTTGGCAAGAATATTGGTGGCGACATCACTTCGAACAAGAAGACCTATATGCTCATCAATGCCTTTAACCGCGCTACTCCTGCCCAGCGTGAAGAGCTCACCAAGTGGGTTGAGGCCAAGGAGTTCGACCGCAACGAAAAGGTGGCTGCAGTAACCAACCTGTACAACGAGATTGGTATCCGTAAGCTGTGTGAGCAGAAGATTGAGCAGTACTACCAGGAGAGTCTGGTTTACCTGACAAAGGTGAGCGCTAGCGAAGAGCGCAAGGCTGAGATCAAGGCTTACGCTGCCGAAATGATGAAACGTCAGAGCTAA
- a CDS encoding MotA/TolQ/ExbB proton channel family protein — translation MKRLVFLFTLIGLLSFSQTCFAQSAVAADSVKSAAAVVPADSVAATDSMTVMDGELEALTGDEAEEGGGLHKQLKTKFVDGNVAFMSLVALALVLGLAFCIERIIYLTLSEIKSHQLMADIEQRLKANDVEGAKTLCRNTRGPVASVCYQGLLHIKQPMDAIERSITNFGGLQTANLEKGCSWIKLFIAMAPSLGFLGTVIGMVMAFDQIQQVGDIGPTIVAQGMKVALITTIFGIIVALVLQLFYSYILSKIERLTAQMEEAAITLLDLIAEWKTKSEE, via the coding sequence ATGAAACGATTGGTTTTTCTATTTACACTGATAGGTCTGCTTAGTTTTTCGCAAACCTGTTTCGCTCAGTCCGCAGTTGCAGCTGATAGTGTTAAGAGCGCTGCTGCTGTGGTGCCTGCCGATTCTGTGGCTGCTACCGACTCCATGACCGTGATGGATGGTGAGTTGGAAGCTCTTACAGGCGATGAGGCTGAAGAGGGTGGTGGTCTGCACAAACAGCTGAAGACCAAGTTTGTTGATGGCAACGTAGCCTTCATGTCGCTGGTGGCCCTGGCCTTAGTGCTGGGTCTGGCATTCTGCATTGAGCGTATTATCTATCTGACACTGAGCGAGATTAAGAGTCATCAGCTGATGGCAGATATCGAACAGCGCCTGAAGGCCAATGATGTAGAGGGTGCCAAAACACTCTGTCGTAACACCCGTGGTCCTGTAGCCTCAGTGTGCTATCAGGGATTGCTGCATATCAAACAGCCCATGGATGCCATCGAGCGTAGCATCACCAACTTTGGTGGTCTGCAAACTGCTAATCTTGAGAAAGGTTGCTCGTGGATTAAGCTCTTCATTGCCATGGCACCATCGCTCGGATTCCTGGGCACTGTGATTGGTATGGTGATGGCCTTCGACCAGATTCAGCAAGTAGGCGATATCGGTCCAACCATCGTGGCTCAGGGTATGAAGGTGGCGCTCATTACCACTATCTTTGGTATTATAGTAGCGTTGGTATTGCAGCTGTTCTACAGCTACATCCTCTCAAAGATTGAACGTTTGACCGCACAGATGGAAGAAGCTGCCATTACACTGCTCGACCTGATTGCTGAGTGGAAGACAAAGAGTGAAGAGTGA
- a CDS encoding ExbD/TolR family protein, with translation MFRKRYRQQIPELNTTSTADISFMLLIFFLVTSSMDTEKGLMRQMAPPPLEHETPKDINRNNVMQVKLDAQNQLSCDGKPVTLQQLAAEVRTLAMVNRTGHVVQIEADAKTTYEAYFSMQDAIVGAYHTLRQEYAQKHYGCTYETCNAEQREMINEYYPQRISEGQIAQEGGAQ, from the coding sequence ATGTTTCGTAAGCGCTATCGTCAGCAAATTCCGGAGCTGAACACCACATCAACAGCCGACATATCGTTTATGTTGTTGATTTTCTTCCTCGTGACCTCATCGATGGACACGGAGAAGGGATTGATGCGTCAGATGGCACCACCGCCATTGGAACACGAGACACCTAAGGATATCAATCGCAACAATGTGATGCAGGTTAAGCTGGATGCACAGAACCAACTCTCGTGTGATGGCAAACCTGTGACACTGCAACAACTGGCAGCCGAGGTACGTACGTTGGCCATGGTGAACCGCACTGGTCATGTAGTGCAGATCGAAGCCGATGCCAAGACCACCTATGAGGCCTATTTCAGTATGCAGGATGCCATTGTGGGCGCCTATCATACTCTGCGCCAAGAGTATGCGCAGAAGCACTATGGCTGTACCTACGAGACCTGTAATGCCGAACAGCGCGAGATGATCAACGAGTACTATCCACAACGTATCAGCGAAGGGCAGATAGCCCAGGAAGGAGGTGCCCAATGA
- a CDS encoding ExbD/TolR family protein has protein sequence MRSKFSQTRRSVPSLNVASMPDLIFTVLFFFMIVTHMRSDEVKVRLQVPQGSEVQKLANKQAVVNIYIGHKGEAWHVQLNNDIVQPGDIPARIEEIRSGLSQENQQRLTVSLRVDKKAPMGLVSEVKRQLQQAYALKINYSATEIKK, from the coding sequence ATGCGTAGCAAGTTCAGTCAGACTCGTCGCAGTGTGCCATCTCTCAATGTGGCCTCGATGCCCGACCTGATTTTTACGGTGCTCTTCTTCTTCATGATTGTCACCCACATGCGTAGCGACGAGGTAAAGGTGCGCCTGCAGGTGCCTCAGGGCAGCGAGGTGCAGAAGTTAGCCAATAAGCAGGCCGTGGTAAACATCTATATCGGCCATAAAGGTGAGGCTTGGCATGTACAGCTCAACAACGACATCGTACAGCCAGGCGATATTCCAGCCCGTATCGAAGAGATTCGTAGTGGGCTCTCTCAAGAGAATCAACAGCGACTCACCGTTAGTCTGCGTGTTGATAAAAAGGCCCCCATGGGTTTGGTCAGCGAGGTGAAACGCCAGCTGCAACAGGCCTATGCCTTGAAGATTAATTATAGTGCAACAGAAATCAAAAAATAA
- a CDS encoding TatD family hydrolase, whose amino-acid sequence MIDTHCHIDGEEFVEDIDEVIARAREAGVQAIGVPGINLQSLDTVISVCKRYPNYCYPMLGLHPEDVKADWQEVLDQIKTYFQQDGVKPIAVGEVGLDFYWSREFEQEQLLAFEEQVKWSVELQLPLMIHCRKAQNEMVAILKRYKDQLPGGVFHCFTGNELEAKELLQFDRFVLGIGGVSTFKKSHLPEVLPAVVPLNRLVLETDAPYMAPVPKRGERNEPAFVAYVLKKLAEAYQVSEEEVETATNENCRRVLNINV is encoded by the coding sequence ATGATAGATACGCATTGTCATATTGATGGTGAAGAGTTCGTTGAGGATATCGACGAAGTTATTGCACGTGCTCGCGAGGCTGGCGTGCAAGCCATCGGTGTGCCAGGCATCAATCTGCAGTCGCTCGATACTGTTATCAGCGTTTGCAAGCGCTATCCCAACTACTGCTATCCCATGCTGGGCTTGCATCCCGAGGATGTGAAGGCCGACTGGCAGGAGGTGCTGGATCAGATAAAAACCTACTTCCAGCAGGATGGTGTAAAACCCATTGCTGTTGGCGAGGTGGGCCTGGACTTTTACTGGAGTCGTGAGTTTGAGCAGGAGCAGCTGTTAGCTTTCGAGGAGCAGGTAAAATGGTCGGTTGAGTTGCAGTTGCCGCTGATGATTCACTGTCGCAAGGCCCAGAACGAGATGGTAGCCATCTTGAAACGCTATAAGGACCAGTTGCCAGGTGGCGTGTTCCACTGCTTTACGGGTAATGAACTCGAGGCCAAGGAACTGTTGCAGTTCGACAGGTTTGTGCTGGGCATTGGTGGCGTGTCAACCTTCAAGAAGTCGCATCTGCCTGAGGTGCTGCCTGCTGTGGTGCCTTTGAATCGATTGGTACTCGAGACCGACGCCCCTTATATGGCCCCTGTGCCTAAGCGTGGCGAGAGGAACGAGCCCGCCTTTGTGGCCTACGTGCTGAAGAAGTTGGCCGAGGCCTATCAGGTAAGCGAGGAAGAGGTTGAGACAGCAACAAATGAGAATTGTAGAAGAGTATTAAATATAAATGTTTGA
- a CDS encoding Lrp/AsnC family transcriptional regulator: MVKIDELDKQILSLIAADARIPFLEVARACNVSGAAIHQHIQKMNNMGVLKGTQYLIEPESVGYETCAFIGLNLKDPAKFDEVLEQLKQIPEVVECHFTTGNFDMFIKIYARNNHHLLTIIHDKLQPLGLSSSETLISFHTAIDRQLPIADLLTQDTEAEASAEG, encoded by the coding sequence ATGGTAAAAATTGACGAACTCGACAAGCAGATTCTGAGTCTGATAGCCGCCGATGCCCGTATTCCATTCCTGGAGGTGGCTCGTGCTTGTAATGTAAGTGGTGCTGCTATTCACCAGCACATCCAGAAGATGAACAACATGGGTGTACTGAAGGGCACCCAGTACCTGATTGAGCCCGAAAGCGTGGGCTACGAGACCTGTGCCTTTATTGGTCTGAACCTGAAAGACCCCGCTAAGTTCGACGAGGTACTTGAACAACTGAAGCAGATTCCTGAGGTGGTGGAGTGCCACTTTACCACGGGTAACTTTGATATGTTTATCAAGATCTATGCCCGCAATAACCACCATCTGCTTACTATTATCCATGATAAGCTGCAGCCACTCGGCCTTTCAAGCAGTGAGACGCTGATATCGTTCCATACGGCTATCGACCGTCAGCTGCCTATTGCCGATTTGCTGACACAAGATACCGAAGCCGAAGCGTCGGCCGAGGGATAA
- a CDS encoding M15 family metallopeptidase produces the protein MPIKKYIQPVYILAMCFVILLTSSCKRQANATATVVAPDDASGFVTLTDAVPDAILEIRYFGTYNFVGQRIDGYLEPTALLTKQAADSLRAVSDDVKAQGYRLKIYDAYRPQKGVDHFVRWAEDIPDTLMKRYFYPDLDKSVLFEQEYIYEKSGHTRGSTVDLTLFDMNTEKELDMGGTFDWFGPESHPDFCGNPETGDYTGDNSKSPQGRKITEKQFNNRMILRNAMLAHGFKPLDSEWWHFTLENEPYPDTYFTFEVKQLKQK, from the coding sequence ATGCCAATTAAGAAATACATTCAGCCTGTTTATATACTTGCAATGTGCTTCGTGATTCTACTCACAAGCAGTTGCAAGCGCCAAGCAAATGCGACTGCCACAGTGGTTGCTCCTGATGATGCCAGTGGCTTTGTAACACTGACCGATGCTGTACCCGATGCCATCCTGGAGATACGTTACTTTGGTACCTACAACTTTGTGGGACAGCGTATTGATGGTTATCTGGAACCCACAGCCCTGCTCACCAAGCAAGCAGCAGACAGTCTGCGTGCAGTGAGCGACGACGTGAAGGCGCAGGGTTACCGACTAAAGATTTACGATGCTTATCGTCCACAAAAGGGTGTTGACCATTTTGTACGTTGGGCAGAGGATATACCTGATACACTGATGAAGCGCTACTTCTACCCCGACTTAGACAAGAGCGTACTGTTTGAGCAGGAGTATATCTATGAGAAGAGCGGACACACACGTGGCAGCACGGTTGATCTGACCCTGTTTGACATGAACACAGAGAAGGAACTCGACATGGGTGGCACCTTCGACTGGTTCGGACCAGAGAGTCATCCTGACTTCTGCGGTAATCCCGAAACAGGCGATTACACGGGTGACAACTCGAAGTCGCCCCAGGGCCGTAAGATTACCGAAAAACAGTTTAATAACCGCATGATACTGCGCAACGCCATGCTGGCACATGGTTTTAAACCACTCGACAGCGAATGGTGGCATTTTACACTTGAGAACGAACCATATCCTGATACCTATTTTACTTTTGAGGTGAAACAGCTAAAACAAAAATAA